From the Syntrophomonadaceae bacterium genome, the window ACGGGGTTTTAGTGCTTTGGCGAGTTTTTCGCGCAGCAGTTCAAATGCGCTGCTCGCCCTGTCCTGAAGCGACTGCCTGTCGATTTTCGAGTCCTGCATAGTGGTCTCCACGAGCGTTGAAAAGACCGCTACTACATCGGGCAAGCTGTCGCGAGCCTTCAGCTTCTCTGATAGATACTGAAGAAGCAGCATTTTGGGCGTTATCGGGTACTGCGCGAGCAACGGGTGGGATGGATTGTAAACAAAGTCGCAGTCAATTCCGTCGGACGAGAAGAAGCAAGGCTTTTTCTCACCACGAGAAAAAATGTCGCCTCGTGTCAACTCATAGACCCTCACGTTCAACGGAGCGGTGTTTCCGAACTTGTAGTTCCTGCCGCTAAGTTGGCTCACCACCGTGGAACGCTGGATAAGATCATCAAGTTTCGAAGTTTCCGGCGCGGTAACCACCGGTGGAGGATTAACTGGCGGAGCCGCTACGGGAACAGAACCCGGAGATATATGCGTACCCGAGCCTGTCGACGTGATCAGTGTCGTTGGTGTAACATCAGCATCGGAACCCCCCAAATACGCGCCAATATCGTCAGAGGGCGTTTCGCCCGTGTTGACAGCGGTAGAACGCGATCCGCCTGTATTTTGTTTCTGGTCTTCCTCTTGTGCCGCTTTCCACCAAAGTGTGTCATCGAAATAATCACGCATACCCTTTCGGAACTGCGCGGCATAGCCCTTGGCGATGTCGTTAGGCGCGAACAGGCACTTAGTTCCCTTATCAACCCTGCGGAAAGCGTTAACCATTATGCCCAAAGGTGATGTGTTCTGCTCGGGAAAACCGAGACCCTTACGGGATTTCGGCAGGAATGGACCCACTCCGCAAATCGCCTCAACGGTCTGTGCCCACGAGTTGTCCGAGCGGTCGAAATCGTTCTTCTGGTATGTGGGCAGAAGAAAATCGACTTGCAATTCGCCGACAATACGACCGCCCACGGAAGTGCCAAGTTCCAGAGGATACTGCAGTTCTTTTTGTCCGGTTATCGGATTCTCATACTGGAACAGTGATTTGTCGGAAATGAGAATTTTGCGACCGTTACGAATAAAATCGATACCGAAATCGTTCGGGTCAGCATACCTTTGGATTCCAAGCCAACCCGTCAGCCGCTTTCCTCGTTCCACTACGTGCGGAGGCAATTCGCGCCCTTCCTGCTGGGCGATATAGTACGGCTCTGCCTCATCGCCGGTTAAGTAACAGTTTTTGCTCAGGTCGAAAAGCGCATCGCCGAGATTGCGGTCAATCTCAATGCGGGCCGACACGTTCTGGTCGTTATAACGCACATAGCGCGACGCAGACCATACACAGTGATTCTTCGGGCGCAGTTGTTTGCTCTTAACGTAAATGACTATCTCCTTTGTGTTCAACAACGGCGAATAGACCGCCTCAAGCCTCTGACGGATTTCATTTTCTTTATTGGGAAGTTCCGTCAGTATGCCGTGACGCAGTCGCGATATTTTTATC encodes:
- a CDS encoding ATP-binding protein translates to MPDIRTLDITPTPRILRTLGEIPFQTWQCLAELIDNSIDAFLSDEANASEEEERRISVNWTGESVAANDRTIEITDNACGMSLEQLQNAVKAGYSSNDPIGNLGLFGMGFNISTARLGELTTIISTRRSDTEWVGVEINFQKLIDSKRFDAPIVRIPKESAEESGTKIKISRLRHGILTELPNKENEIRQRLEAVYSPLLNTKEIVIYVKSKQLRPKNHCVWSASRYVRYNDQNVSARIEIDRNLGDALFDLSKNCYLTGDEAEPYYIAQQEGRELPPHVVERGKRLTGWLGIQRYADPNDFGIDFIRNGRKILISDKSLFQYENPITGQKELQYPLELGTSVGGRIVGELQVDFLLPTYQKNDFDRSDNSWAQTVEAICGVGPFLPKSRKGLGFPEQNTSPLGIMVNAFRRVDKGTKCLFAPNDIAKGYAAQFRKGMRDYFDDTLWWKAAQEEDQKQNTGGSRSTAVNTGETPSDDIGAYLGGSDADVTPTTLITSTGSGTHISPGSVPVAAPPVNPPPVVTAPETSKLDDLIQRSTVVSQLSGRNYKFGNTAPLNVRVYELTRGDIFSRGEKKPCFFSSDGIDCDFVYNPSHPLLAQYPITPKMLLLQYLSEKLKARDSLPDVVAVFSTLVETTMQDSKIDRQSLQDRASSAFELLREKLAKALKPRAKDVVYCIHESTGEVEETVTYLLQSNQALLAPFQSRDAAGFDAIDFVPPKTLCRLVDKFSADVFDGKVMATPYMTINLPDDNATKRARDESKERAISFIKDTLRVISGYGQRIQKNELARASLSVDFLIKELDT